In Primulina huaijiensis isolate GDHJ02 chromosome 6, ASM1229523v2, whole genome shotgun sequence, a single window of DNA contains:
- the LOC140979532 gene encoding uncharacterized protein isoform X4, whose translation MSEGGERMCPLCAEEMDLTDQHLKPCKCGYEICVWCWHQIIDMAEKDETEGRCPACRTPYNKEKIVGMTSNCEKLVSEMSVEKKLKLHKGKNKTSEGRKQLGSVRVIQRNLVYVVGLPLNFADEDLLQRKEYFGQYGKVLKVSISRTTTGAIQHFANSTCSVYITYSKEEEAIRCIQSVNGFTLDGRPLKACFGTTKYCHAWLRNMPCSNPDCLYLHEIGSQEDSFTKDEVISAYTRVQQITGATNSSRSGNVLPPPADENCNNSPALSGKLINKTATNTNQNSASGAVVSPPYSSSGRSAALPAGALWGTRSFNNQPFSTFIPCSNGPLKPDACNGLVASSAKVASLIQVSSLQTDTGKKLVPIEENSSSPDKIKLENLVPAKKESKPDSIAVLKSSSTSAHPPTSPLNQQLHGTDTTKSPHNLYKMVSSSLKSCGPALDTNSMDATDEIIENTCSDFLSLGIHNYAEQIKEAATSEAPGRSANMTNVLCVTDSLSDFGLGIPSQLTQVNMCETEDDLLSFDNQRLKDPELTASINHLPDIFSSFHMTKLSTIPSVLNTADGPTSVDLCGPVVDKKDNLIVSASNFPIKSGGHPYNRLNSLDANDVEYSNLFPNEDKRLLLGRYEGEVAIGAGNMGENSIISNILSMDFDSLDESLTSPQNLAKLWGETDKPQGSFGVSGSWKIQNSNQSRFSFAREDTNQVTNFGRSTDFLEKDFMQRPFGNDVPYSNITHLDNDKIAPRNNFPFLGRSESDVFTDGLSHISNNKLSVSRSQISAPPGFSASSRIPPPGFSSYERADQISGTLSGNHIHDASSFSRNQWQTPPSSNTFSNCDIEFMDPAILEVRHGTLPGGINSPVLDVRSCYSPQLNTFEEARLQSFLQRSLPPHTNQRINELGDGFSSISDVYGVRSRVMEQTLSNNFSPFSQFTHPQPRNAITSNGQWNGWNEGPGANNLGMAELLRSERLGFNKLYGGYEDSKIHMPGSGNMYNGSYGI comes from the exons ATGAGTGAAGGAGGAGAAAGGATGTGTCCCCTCTGTGCTGAGGAGATGGATTTAACTGATCAGCACTTGAAGCCATGCAAATGCGGTTATGAG atttgtgtttggTGCTGGCATCAAATAATAGATATGGCTGAGAAAGATGAGACAGAAGGACGCTGTCCAGCATGTCGTACTCCTTATAACAAGGAAAAAATTGTTGGAATGACGTCAAATTGTGAAAA GTTGGTTTCAGAGATGAGCGTGGAGAAAAAGCTGAAGTTGCATAAGGGGAAGAACAAAACCTCTGAGGGAAGGAAGCAACTGGGCAGTGTACGAGTTATCCAAAGGAATCTCGTCTATGTAGTGGGGTTGCCACTTAATTTTGCAGATGAGGAT CTTCTTCAGCGGAAAGAATATTTTGGTCAGTATGGAAAGGTGCTGAAGGTTTCTATATCACGAACCACGACTGGTGCCATACAACATTTTGCAAATAGTACATGCAGTGT ATATATAACATATTCAAAGGAGGAAGAAGCCATTCGGTGTATCCAGTCAGTAAATGGTTTTACTTTGGATGGTAGACCTTTGAA GGCATGCTTTGGAACCACTAAATATTGTCATGCATGGCTGAGGAATATG CCCTGCAGCAATCCTGATTGTTTATATTTGCATGAAATTGGTTCACAAGAGGATAGCTTTACTAAAGATGAAGTAATATCAGCCTACACAAG AGTTCAACAAATTACTGGTGCCACAAATAGTAGTCGTTCAGGAAATGTGTTGCCACCACCGGCAGATGAGAACTGCAATAACAGCCCTGCCCTTTCGGGGAAGCTTATCAACAAAACTGCTACAAACACAAAT CAAAATTCAGCTAGTGGTGCTGTAGTATCTCCGCCATATAGTAGCTCAGGTAGATCTGCTGCTCTTCCAGCTGGAGCATTGTG GGGAACTCGTTCATTCAATAATCAGCCATTTTCTACATTTATACCCTGTTCCAATGGGCCACTTAAACCTGATGCTTGTAACGGTCTGGTGGCATCTTCTGCTAAAGTTGCAAGCCTGATTCAGGTTTCTTCATTGCAAACCGATACTGGAAAAAAGTTGGTTCCTATTGAAGAAAACTCCTCATCTCCAGATAAAATTAAGTTGGAAAATTTAGTGCCTGCTAAAAAAGAATCAAAACCTGATAGCATTGCTGTGCTTAAGAGTTCATCTACTTCCGCACATCCCCCAACATCCCCATTAAACCAGCAGCTGCATGGCACTGATACAACCAAGTCACCCCATAATCTTTATAAGATGGTCAGTTCTTCCTTAAAGTCTTGTGGGCCTGCTTTAGACACCAATTCCATGGATGCCACTGATGAAATTATTGAGAACACATGCTCTGATTTTTTGTCCTTGGGCATCCATAACTACGCTGAGCAAATTAAAGAGGCAGCGACTTCTGAGGCACCTGGAAGATCTGCAAATATGACTAATGTTCTCTGTGTCACAGATAGCCTGTCTGACTTTGGTTTGGGAATTCCCTCTCAGCTGACACAAGTTAACATGTGTGAGACAGAAGATGACTTGTTGTCTTTTGATAACCAAAGGCTCAAGGATCCTGAGCTTACTGCCAGCATAAATCATCTACCAGATATTTTCAGTTCGTTTCATATGACAAAGCTTTCCACTATTCCTTCTGTGTTAAATACCGCTGATGGTCCTACCAGTGTTGATTTGTGTGGGCCAGTTGTAGATAAGAAAGATAACTTGATAGTTTCTGCTTCTAATTTTCCTATAAAGTCTGGTGGGCATCCTTATAACAGGCTCAACAGTCTCGATGCTAATGATGTTGAATATTCTAACTTATTTCCGAACGAGGATAAAAGGTTACTGTTAGGGAGATATGAAGGTGAAGTGGCCATTGGTGCTGGTAATATGGGGGAGAACAGCATTATATCGAATATTTTGTCCATGGACTTTGATTCATTGGATGAATCTTTAACATCACCTCAAAACCTTGCCAAATTGTGGGGTGAAACTGATAAACCCCAAGGGTCTTTTGGAGTATCAGGTTCATGGAAAATACAGAACAGCAACCAATCAAGGTTTTCATTTGCTCGAGAGGACACAAACCAAGTAACAAATTTTGGACGCTCTACtgattttttggaaaaagattTCATGCAGCGCCCTTTTGGCAATGATGTCCCTTATAGCAACATCACGCATCTTGACAATGATAAGATTGCTCCTCGCAATAATTTTCCGTTTTTAGGCAGAAGCGAATCTGATGTTTTTACTGACGGTCTTTCTCATATCTCCAATAATAAGCTTTCTG TTTCAAGATCTCAGATATCCGCCCCTCCAGGATTTTCAGCGTCTAGTAGAATCCCACCTCCAGGTTTCTCATCATATGAAAGGGCAGATCAGATTTCGGGCACATTATCTG GAAATCATATACATGATGCCTCCTCTTTTTCAAGAAATCAGTGGCAGACACCTCCTAGTAGCAATACTTTTAGTAACTGTGATATTGAATTCATGGATCCTGCAATTTTGGAAGTTCGCCACGGTACACTTCCAGGTGGCATCAACAGTCCAGTCCTAGATGTAAGGTCCTGTTATTCTCCTCAATTGAATACATTCGAGGAGGCAAGGCTCCAATCATTTTTGCAAAGATCTCTTCCTCCACACACAAACCAGAGAATTAATGAACTTGGGGATGGTTTTTCCTCCATTTCCGATGTTTATGGAGTTCGTTCAAGGGTTATGGAGCAAACCCTATCCAACAATTTCTCTCCATTCTCTCAGTTTACCCACCCTCAGCCTAGAAATGCAATAACTTCTAATGGCCAATGGAATGGGTGGAATGAGGGCCCTGGTGCAAATAATTTGGGTATGGCAGAACTTCTCAGAAGCGAGAGATTGGGATTTAATAAGTTATATGGTGGTTATGAAGATTCAAAAATCCACATGCCCGGTTCTGGAAATATGTACAACGGGAGTTATGGGATTTAA
- the LOC140979532 gene encoding uncharacterized protein isoform X3, whose translation MSEGGERMCPLCAEEMDLTDQHLKPCKCGYEICVWCWHQIIDMAEKDETEGRCPACRTPYNKEKIVGMTSNCEKLVSEMSVEKKLKLHKGKNKTSEGRKQLGSVRVIQRNLVYVVGLPLNFADEDQLLQRKEYFGQYGKVLKVSISRTTTGAIQHFANSTCSVYITYSKEEEAIRCIQSVNGFTLDGRPLKACFGTTKYCHAWLRNMPCSNPDCLYLHEIGSQEDSFTKDEVISAYTRVQQITGATNSSRSGNVLPPPADENCNNSPALSGKLINKTATNTNQNSASGAVVSPPYSSSGRSAALPAGALWGTRSFNNQPFSTFIPCSNGPLKPDACNGLVASSAKVASLIQVSSLQTDTGKKLVPIEENSSSPDKIKLENLVPAKKESKPDSIAVLKSSSTSAHPPTSPLNQQLHGTDTTKSPHNLYKMVSSSLKSCGPALDTNSMDATDEIIENTCSDFLSLGIHNYAEQIKEAATSEAPGRSANMTNVLCVTDSLSDFGLGIPSQLTQVNMCETEDDLLSFDNQRLKDPELTASINHLPDIFSSFHMTKLSTIPSVLNTADGPTSVDLCGPVVDKKDNLIVSASNFPIKSGGHPYNRLNSLDANDVEYSNLFPNEDKRLLLGRYEGEVAIGAGNMGENSIISNILSMDFDSLDESLTSPQNLAKLWGETDKPQGSFGVSGSWKIQNSNQSRFSFAREDTNQVTNFGRSTDFLEKDFMQRPFGNDVPYSNITHLDNDKIAPRNNFPFLGRSESDVFTDGLSHISNNKLSVSRSQISAPPGFSASSRIPPPGFSSYERADQISGTLSGNHIHDASSFSRNQWQTPPSSNTFSNCDIEFMDPAILEVRHGTLPGGINSPVLDVRSCYSPQLNTFEEARLQSFLQRSLPPHTNQRINELGDGFSSISDVYGVRSRVMEQTLSNNFSPFSQFTHPQPRNAITSNGQWNGWNEGPGANNLGMAELLRSERLGFNKLYGGYEDSKIHMPGSGNMYNGSYGI comes from the exons ATGAGTGAAGGAGGAGAAAGGATGTGTCCCCTCTGTGCTGAGGAGATGGATTTAACTGATCAGCACTTGAAGCCATGCAAATGCGGTTATGAG atttgtgtttggTGCTGGCATCAAATAATAGATATGGCTGAGAAAGATGAGACAGAAGGACGCTGTCCAGCATGTCGTACTCCTTATAACAAGGAAAAAATTGTTGGAATGACGTCAAATTGTGAAAA GTTGGTTTCAGAGATGAGCGTGGAGAAAAAGCTGAAGTTGCATAAGGGGAAGAACAAAACCTCTGAGGGAAGGAAGCAACTGGGCAGTGTACGAGTTATCCAAAGGAATCTCGTCTATGTAGTGGGGTTGCCACTTAATTTTGCAGATGAGGAT CAGCTTCTTCAGCGGAAAGAATATTTTGGTCAGTATGGAAAGGTGCTGAAGGTTTCTATATCACGAACCACGACTGGTGCCATACAACATTTTGCAAATAGTACATGCAGTGT ATATATAACATATTCAAAGGAGGAAGAAGCCATTCGGTGTATCCAGTCAGTAAATGGTTTTACTTTGGATGGTAGACCTTTGAA GGCATGCTTTGGAACCACTAAATATTGTCATGCATGGCTGAGGAATATG CCCTGCAGCAATCCTGATTGTTTATATTTGCATGAAATTGGTTCACAAGAGGATAGCTTTACTAAAGATGAAGTAATATCAGCCTACACAAG AGTTCAACAAATTACTGGTGCCACAAATAGTAGTCGTTCAGGAAATGTGTTGCCACCACCGGCAGATGAGAACTGCAATAACAGCCCTGCCCTTTCGGGGAAGCTTATCAACAAAACTGCTACAAACACAAAT CAAAATTCAGCTAGTGGTGCTGTAGTATCTCCGCCATATAGTAGCTCAGGTAGATCTGCTGCTCTTCCAGCTGGAGCATTGTG GGGAACTCGTTCATTCAATAATCAGCCATTTTCTACATTTATACCCTGTTCCAATGGGCCACTTAAACCTGATGCTTGTAACGGTCTGGTGGCATCTTCTGCTAAAGTTGCAAGCCTGATTCAGGTTTCTTCATTGCAAACCGATACTGGAAAAAAGTTGGTTCCTATTGAAGAAAACTCCTCATCTCCAGATAAAATTAAGTTGGAAAATTTAGTGCCTGCTAAAAAAGAATCAAAACCTGATAGCATTGCTGTGCTTAAGAGTTCATCTACTTCCGCACATCCCCCAACATCCCCATTAAACCAGCAGCTGCATGGCACTGATACAACCAAGTCACCCCATAATCTTTATAAGATGGTCAGTTCTTCCTTAAAGTCTTGTGGGCCTGCTTTAGACACCAATTCCATGGATGCCACTGATGAAATTATTGAGAACACATGCTCTGATTTTTTGTCCTTGGGCATCCATAACTACGCTGAGCAAATTAAAGAGGCAGCGACTTCTGAGGCACCTGGAAGATCTGCAAATATGACTAATGTTCTCTGTGTCACAGATAGCCTGTCTGACTTTGGTTTGGGAATTCCCTCTCAGCTGACACAAGTTAACATGTGTGAGACAGAAGATGACTTGTTGTCTTTTGATAACCAAAGGCTCAAGGATCCTGAGCTTACTGCCAGCATAAATCATCTACCAGATATTTTCAGTTCGTTTCATATGACAAAGCTTTCCACTATTCCTTCTGTGTTAAATACCGCTGATGGTCCTACCAGTGTTGATTTGTGTGGGCCAGTTGTAGATAAGAAAGATAACTTGATAGTTTCTGCTTCTAATTTTCCTATAAAGTCTGGTGGGCATCCTTATAACAGGCTCAACAGTCTCGATGCTAATGATGTTGAATATTCTAACTTATTTCCGAACGAGGATAAAAGGTTACTGTTAGGGAGATATGAAGGTGAAGTGGCCATTGGTGCTGGTAATATGGGGGAGAACAGCATTATATCGAATATTTTGTCCATGGACTTTGATTCATTGGATGAATCTTTAACATCACCTCAAAACCTTGCCAAATTGTGGGGTGAAACTGATAAACCCCAAGGGTCTTTTGGAGTATCAGGTTCATGGAAAATACAGAACAGCAACCAATCAAGGTTTTCATTTGCTCGAGAGGACACAAACCAAGTAACAAATTTTGGACGCTCTACtgattttttggaaaaagattTCATGCAGCGCCCTTTTGGCAATGATGTCCCTTATAGCAACATCACGCATCTTGACAATGATAAGATTGCTCCTCGCAATAATTTTCCGTTTTTAGGCAGAAGCGAATCTGATGTTTTTACTGACGGTCTTTCTCATATCTCCAATAATAAGCTTTCTG TTTCAAGATCTCAGATATCCGCCCCTCCAGGATTTTCAGCGTCTAGTAGAATCCCACCTCCAGGTTTCTCATCATATGAAAGGGCAGATCAGATTTCGGGCACATTATCTG GAAATCATATACATGATGCCTCCTCTTTTTCAAGAAATCAGTGGCAGACACCTCCTAGTAGCAATACTTTTAGTAACTGTGATATTGAATTCATGGATCCTGCAATTTTGGAAGTTCGCCACGGTACACTTCCAGGTGGCATCAACAGTCCAGTCCTAGATGTAAGGTCCTGTTATTCTCCTCAATTGAATACATTCGAGGAGGCAAGGCTCCAATCATTTTTGCAAAGATCTCTTCCTCCACACACAAACCAGAGAATTAATGAACTTGGGGATGGTTTTTCCTCCATTTCCGATGTTTATGGAGTTCGTTCAAGGGTTATGGAGCAAACCCTATCCAACAATTTCTCTCCATTCTCTCAGTTTACCCACCCTCAGCCTAGAAATGCAATAACTTCTAATGGCCAATGGAATGGGTGGAATGAGGGCCCTGGTGCAAATAATTTGGGTATGGCAGAACTTCTCAGAAGCGAGAGATTGGGATTTAATAAGTTATATGGTGGTTATGAAGATTCAAAAATCCACATGCCCGGTTCTGGAAATATGTACAACGGGAGTTATGGGATTTAA
- the LOC140979532 gene encoding uncharacterized protein isoform X1, translated as MSEGGERMCPLCAEEMDLTDQHLKPCKCGYEICVWCWHQIIDMAEKDETEGRCPACRTPYNKEKIVGMTSNCEKLVSEMSVEKKLKLHKGKNKTSEGRKQLGSVRVIQRNLVYVVGLPLNFADEDQLLQRKEYFGQYGKVLKVSISRTTTGAIQHFANSTCSVYITYSKEEEAIRCIQSVNGFTLDGRPLKACFGTTKYCHAWLRNMPCSNPDCLYLHEIGSQEDSFTKDEVISAYTRTRVQQITGATNSSRSGNVLPPPADENCNNSPALSGKLINKTATNTNQNSASGAVVSPPYSSSGRSAALPAGALWGTRSFNNQPFSTFIPCSNGPLKPDACNGLVASSAKVASLIQVSSLQTDTGKKLVPIEENSSSPDKIKLENLVPAKKESKPDSIAVLKSSSTSAHPPTSPLNQQLHGTDTTKSPHNLYKMVSSSLKSCGPALDTNSMDATDEIIENTCSDFLSLGIHNYAEQIKEAATSEAPGRSANMTNVLCVTDSLSDFGLGIPSQLTQVNMCETEDDLLSFDNQRLKDPELTASINHLPDIFSSFHMTKLSTIPSVLNTADGPTSVDLCGPVVDKKDNLIVSASNFPIKSGGHPYNRLNSLDANDVEYSNLFPNEDKRLLLGRYEGEVAIGAGNMGENSIISNILSMDFDSLDESLTSPQNLAKLWGETDKPQGSFGVSGSWKIQNSNQSRFSFAREDTNQVTNFGRSTDFLEKDFMQRPFGNDVPYSNITHLDNDKIAPRNNFPFLGRSESDVFTDGLSHISNNKLSVSRSQISAPPGFSASSRIPPPGFSSYERADQISGTLSGNHIHDASSFSRNQWQTPPSSNTFSNCDIEFMDPAILEVRHGTLPGGINSPVLDVRSCYSPQLNTFEEARLQSFLQRSLPPHTNQRINELGDGFSSISDVYGVRSRVMEQTLSNNFSPFSQFTHPQPRNAITSNGQWNGWNEGPGANNLGMAELLRSERLGFNKLYGGYEDSKIHMPGSGNMYNGSYGI; from the exons ATGAGTGAAGGAGGAGAAAGGATGTGTCCCCTCTGTGCTGAGGAGATGGATTTAACTGATCAGCACTTGAAGCCATGCAAATGCGGTTATGAG atttgtgtttggTGCTGGCATCAAATAATAGATATGGCTGAGAAAGATGAGACAGAAGGACGCTGTCCAGCATGTCGTACTCCTTATAACAAGGAAAAAATTGTTGGAATGACGTCAAATTGTGAAAA GTTGGTTTCAGAGATGAGCGTGGAGAAAAAGCTGAAGTTGCATAAGGGGAAGAACAAAACCTCTGAGGGAAGGAAGCAACTGGGCAGTGTACGAGTTATCCAAAGGAATCTCGTCTATGTAGTGGGGTTGCCACTTAATTTTGCAGATGAGGAT CAGCTTCTTCAGCGGAAAGAATATTTTGGTCAGTATGGAAAGGTGCTGAAGGTTTCTATATCACGAACCACGACTGGTGCCATACAACATTTTGCAAATAGTACATGCAGTGT ATATATAACATATTCAAAGGAGGAAGAAGCCATTCGGTGTATCCAGTCAGTAAATGGTTTTACTTTGGATGGTAGACCTTTGAA GGCATGCTTTGGAACCACTAAATATTGTCATGCATGGCTGAGGAATATG CCCTGCAGCAATCCTGATTGTTTATATTTGCATGAAATTGGTTCACAAGAGGATAGCTTTACTAAAGATGAAGTAATATCAGCCTACACAAG GACTAGAGTTCAACAAATTACTGGTGCCACAAATAGTAGTCGTTCAGGAAATGTGTTGCCACCACCGGCAGATGAGAACTGCAATAACAGCCCTGCCCTTTCGGGGAAGCTTATCAACAAAACTGCTACAAACACAAAT CAAAATTCAGCTAGTGGTGCTGTAGTATCTCCGCCATATAGTAGCTCAGGTAGATCTGCTGCTCTTCCAGCTGGAGCATTGTG GGGAACTCGTTCATTCAATAATCAGCCATTTTCTACATTTATACCCTGTTCCAATGGGCCACTTAAACCTGATGCTTGTAACGGTCTGGTGGCATCTTCTGCTAAAGTTGCAAGCCTGATTCAGGTTTCTTCATTGCAAACCGATACTGGAAAAAAGTTGGTTCCTATTGAAGAAAACTCCTCATCTCCAGATAAAATTAAGTTGGAAAATTTAGTGCCTGCTAAAAAAGAATCAAAACCTGATAGCATTGCTGTGCTTAAGAGTTCATCTACTTCCGCACATCCCCCAACATCCCCATTAAACCAGCAGCTGCATGGCACTGATACAACCAAGTCACCCCATAATCTTTATAAGATGGTCAGTTCTTCCTTAAAGTCTTGTGGGCCTGCTTTAGACACCAATTCCATGGATGCCACTGATGAAATTATTGAGAACACATGCTCTGATTTTTTGTCCTTGGGCATCCATAACTACGCTGAGCAAATTAAAGAGGCAGCGACTTCTGAGGCACCTGGAAGATCTGCAAATATGACTAATGTTCTCTGTGTCACAGATAGCCTGTCTGACTTTGGTTTGGGAATTCCCTCTCAGCTGACACAAGTTAACATGTGTGAGACAGAAGATGACTTGTTGTCTTTTGATAACCAAAGGCTCAAGGATCCTGAGCTTACTGCCAGCATAAATCATCTACCAGATATTTTCAGTTCGTTTCATATGACAAAGCTTTCCACTATTCCTTCTGTGTTAAATACCGCTGATGGTCCTACCAGTGTTGATTTGTGTGGGCCAGTTGTAGATAAGAAAGATAACTTGATAGTTTCTGCTTCTAATTTTCCTATAAAGTCTGGTGGGCATCCTTATAACAGGCTCAACAGTCTCGATGCTAATGATGTTGAATATTCTAACTTATTTCCGAACGAGGATAAAAGGTTACTGTTAGGGAGATATGAAGGTGAAGTGGCCATTGGTGCTGGTAATATGGGGGAGAACAGCATTATATCGAATATTTTGTCCATGGACTTTGATTCATTGGATGAATCTTTAACATCACCTCAAAACCTTGCCAAATTGTGGGGTGAAACTGATAAACCCCAAGGGTCTTTTGGAGTATCAGGTTCATGGAAAATACAGAACAGCAACCAATCAAGGTTTTCATTTGCTCGAGAGGACACAAACCAAGTAACAAATTTTGGACGCTCTACtgattttttggaaaaagattTCATGCAGCGCCCTTTTGGCAATGATGTCCCTTATAGCAACATCACGCATCTTGACAATGATAAGATTGCTCCTCGCAATAATTTTCCGTTTTTAGGCAGAAGCGAATCTGATGTTTTTACTGACGGTCTTTCTCATATCTCCAATAATAAGCTTTCTG TTTCAAGATCTCAGATATCCGCCCCTCCAGGATTTTCAGCGTCTAGTAGAATCCCACCTCCAGGTTTCTCATCATATGAAAGGGCAGATCAGATTTCGGGCACATTATCTG GAAATCATATACATGATGCCTCCTCTTTTTCAAGAAATCAGTGGCAGACACCTCCTAGTAGCAATACTTTTAGTAACTGTGATATTGAATTCATGGATCCTGCAATTTTGGAAGTTCGCCACGGTACACTTCCAGGTGGCATCAACAGTCCAGTCCTAGATGTAAGGTCCTGTTATTCTCCTCAATTGAATACATTCGAGGAGGCAAGGCTCCAATCATTTTTGCAAAGATCTCTTCCTCCACACACAAACCAGAGAATTAATGAACTTGGGGATGGTTTTTCCTCCATTTCCGATGTTTATGGAGTTCGTTCAAGGGTTATGGAGCAAACCCTATCCAACAATTTCTCTCCATTCTCTCAGTTTACCCACCCTCAGCCTAGAAATGCAATAACTTCTAATGGCCAATGGAATGGGTGGAATGAGGGCCCTGGTGCAAATAATTTGGGTATGGCAGAACTTCTCAGAAGCGAGAGATTGGGATTTAATAAGTTATATGGTGGTTATGAAGATTCAAAAATCCACATGCCCGGTTCTGGAAATATGTACAACGGGAGTTATGGGATTTAA